In the genome of Bacteroidales bacterium, the window CTTCAATATATACAATTATTATAGATAAGGAGTTCAACAATTGAAGTGAACTCCTTATCTATTTTTTTATCTGCTTAACGTAGTATTTATATCTTGCGAATTGATAAAATCATTCTATTTTATCGATAAATTATATGTATTGATTATAAATATCACAGGGAAATAGAGATAAAATCACCCCTAAATTGCCTTAAGACGCTGATAATCTGTTTGGTATAGTTGAATTTAAGGATTATTCCTATTTTCTGAAATAGAAATAATAAAAAGAAACTTTATAAGAAACATCTAAAATAGAGTAGGAGATCATCCCAAGGTATATCTTCGTTTAATTTTATAATATATTCAGTAGTTGTTAGATAAAAATATTCAACTCTCTATTTCTTATATTTCACTTTCCTAAATATTTCAATTTGAAAATTTTGATACAATTGTCAATTGTATCAATGTGTACAATTGCAAATTATAAAATTATATACAAATATACATATTACAAAAGTAAATCAAGTTTTTATAAACAATTATATATTATTCTTATAACTTATCTCACTTATTATATTGTTAAATTATATAATTGCAAATACGCATTATTTATTGTTTTATTAAATATGTTTATTGTCTTTAAACAACAGAAAACCAATAAGATAATATATAATATATGAATAATAACTCTAATACTATATTAGGTATTGCATTTAATAGTGGAACTATAATAATTATACGTGACATAAATAGTTAAATATCAATGTATTAACATTGAATATATAAAGTGTTGATATATGGCGTATTTTGGTATTGTTTGCCGATTTTGATATTTGTTGTGTATAATTGTATATGGTATGAGTGTTTTATTATTGTGATAATTTACAAATATGATTTGTATATTTGTTTGCAAAATATTACATTTGTGATATATTTTGATCCTAAATAATTGACTCTATTTTGTTATGAATAATAGAATTAAAGAGATAATTGCTCATGAGCATTTAAGTGATGGTGAATTTGCTGATTTAGTGGGAATTAAACGTTCTACACTTTCTCACTGTTTAAATGGAAGAAATGATGTAAGTAAGGATATAATTACAAAAATACATACCGCATACCCTTATATATCAATAAATTGGCTTATGTTTGGCGAGGGAGATTCGGGTTTGTCATCAACCGATAGATCAAGTTCAAATCTTTTCGATTCTTTATCAAATTCTGATACAGAATACAATGGTACACCTAAATATGAGAAGGATTTAGAGTTAAATAGTCCAATAAACGAGGTGCAAAGTATTATAAATCAGCAGAGTATCGTCCAAAATACTCCTCGGCTTAATATTAGTCAATTAGAAAAAACAGAGATAAAAGAGAGACGTATTGAAAAGATTATGATATTTTATACTGATAATACGTATGAAGTATTTCAAAAATAGAATTATCCTTATATCGCTTATATTCTGCATAATCTAAAATAGTATATTTTATACATGCTCATTTTTTGTAATTCTTTATAAGACAATTGTAGGAGACCAATTTGGCCTCCTACTCTTTTATTCTCTTATATATTTATTTTTTCAACAATGATTGTATAATATTTAAAATTTCCTAACTTTGTATTTGATAATATAACTATAACGAGATATCTAAATTTATAAGCAATGAAGAAAGCGGTGATAGATATGTCGGTAACGGCAAATCTTTCGGTAAACAACCGATGTGTATTATTGAAATTGACACCAGCAAACGGAGAGGAGTTGCCTGAATGCAAACCCGGTCAGTTTGTTGAAATGTTAGTAGAGGGAGAGCCAAAAGCATTTTTACGTCGTCCCATATCTATAAACTATGTAAATAGAGAAGCAAACGAGTTATGGCTCTTGATTCAAATTGTTGGAGCAGGAACTTCTAAATTATCAAAGGTACAACAAGGAGATATAATCAATATAATATATCCGTTAGGAAATGGCTTTACAATGCCAACAGAGCCCAATAAGAAGGTTTTGCTTGTTGGAGGTGGTGTAGGTGTTGCTCCATTATTAATGCTTGGATATGAACTAAAAAAAGCAGGGCACACTCCAATATTCTTATTAGGAGCAAGAACTAAAACAGATTTATTGCTACTAGATAAATTCCAAGAGATCTCAATAACATACGTAACAACAGAAGATTCGTCAGAAGGAGAAAAGGGATTTGTAACACAACACTCTGTATTGCAAAAAGAGAGCTTTGATTTTATATATTGTTGTGGTCCCGGACCAATGATGAAAGCTGTTGCACAATATGCTTCAAAAGTTGCTATTGAGTGTGAGGTCTCGCTCGAGAATAAGATGGCGTGTGGAATAGGAGCGTGCTTATGTTGTGTTGAGAATACAACAAAAGGAAATGTGTGTGTATGTAAAGAGGGTCCTGTATTTAATATAAAGAAATTACAATGGTAAAGTTAAATGTAAATATCGGGAATTTAAAACTTAAAAATCCCGTAATGACTGCATCTGGAACATTTGGGTATGGAACAGAGTATGCCGACTTTATAGACTTGTCAAAATTAGGAGGAATAATAGTTAAAGGAACAACATTGGCTCCACGTCAAGGAAATCCATACCCTCGTATGGCAGAGACTCCGTCAGGAATGTTAAATGCCGTAGGTTTGCAGAATAAAGGTGTTGACTATTTTGTTGAGAATATATACCCTCAAATAAAGGATTTAGATACAGCCGTAGTAGTAAATGTCTCTGGATCAACAATAGAGGATTATATAGCGGTTGCAGAGAAAATTGATGCATTAGACAATATACCTGCAATAGAGTTAAATATATCATGTCCTAATGTAAAAGAGGGAGGTATGGCATTCGGAACATCTCCCCGAAGTGTTGAAAATGTTGTAAAAGCTGTACGTCAAGCATATAATAAAACCCTTATAGTTAAATTATCACCAAATGTAACCGATATAACAGAAATTGCACGAGCAGCAGAAGCTGAAGGAGCAGATTCATTGTCATTAATAAATACAATGCTTGGAATGGCTATTGATGCAGAACGACGCCGCCCATTGCTCTCAACCGTTACAGGAGGTCTTTCAGGAGCATGTGTAAAACCTGTTGCCTTGCGTATGGTATGGCAGGTGTCAAAGGCTGTTAAAGTGCCTCTAATTGGTTTAGGAGGTATTATGAATGCAACTGACGCAATAGAATTCTTATTGGCAGGAGCATCGGCAATACAGATAGGAACAGCAAACTTTATTGATCCTCAAATATCAGTTAAAGTAGCAGAGGGAATAGAGGAGTATTTAACTCGTCAAGGATGCCATTCTGTACAAGAAATCATTGGTGGATTGATAATCTAAAAATATTGAAATAAAAACAGAAACTGACTAATCTTGAGGTTAGTCAGTTTTTTTATGACCGCTACAGACGAGTTCCTAAAATACCAAGATAAACTCGTTGCAGGAGAAGATGTAAGCGGTTACAAATTCTCTGGCGAGGTTACACAAATGCCAAAGCAGTTTAATGAGTGGGTAAAGAACAATACAAGCAGATTAGAAAATGCCCAAAGTATTCCATACTTCCTAAAGGATAACCCAAAATATTCGGGAATAACTCCTCGTTTAGGCAGTACTCCTACATATGCAGGCACAAAATTTGGCAGAACTGCAACAAAACAAGCATATCAAGAATATAAAGATGCTACCCCTCCAATATTAACCAAAGAGCAACAAGATAATATCAATGACATAGCAAATGAGTTAGGGGTAAAGGTTAAGCCTATGAACTTTTGGGAAGCAAACGAGGGAAGGAGTAATATCTATTACAATAGAGGTGGAGTATTCAAAGATAATTGCCAATGCTGTGTTGTTGTTCACGAAATGCGATTAAGAGGTATTGATGCTACATCTGTCGGGTATGATTATGGTAAAGAAAGCATACCGTTCCGTTTAGGAGAAAGATTTCAAGATATATGGATAAACCCAAAGACAGGCAAAATCCCTCAACCAACAATATTGAGGGATAAAACAGATGATGCGTTATATATAAAACTTGATAAAGCAACAGAAGTAAGAGGGCGATACCATATAGGTATAAACGGAATAGATAATACTGGGCATATGATTACTGCTGAAAGATTGGAGTCGGGTAGATTAATATTCTATGATGCCCAAAGTGGGGATTTCGTAAATATAAAAGAATATACTAAACTTGGCTATTTGGAAGTACTCAAGGTAGATAAACTTATTTTTAATAAAAGTATGATATGCAAAATATTACAAATTATTTAATCTTATAATCTGTTCTCTTGCCCACATTATCTCCGTAAAATTATCAACGGATACAATTCTGCCAAGAGCGTCTATTTTTAATATATGAGGCAACCCTAATTTATGTCCTAATGTTGCTAAATTGTAGTAGTGGTAGTATCTGTATCCGTTTTTCTCTCCTGCCGGTCTAATAGTATCATAACCTTTCTTTTTAGCATATTCAAGAGCTACCTTATCAAAATCTATTGCCATAACTTTAAATTTAAGTTGTTAATCTATTTATTAAAATGCAGAGTGAGAGAAAAACCGAAGTAAATGATAAAAGCAATGTGCAAGTTTATTTAAGCGAACATTATTAGTAATGGCCGTGTAGCATAAACACCCAACTGCTATCAGTTGAAACACTATCGCCAATATTAAAAATATATCTTCTACTGTTCTCATTGCAAATATACTATTTATTTTTTTACGATATCCAATTCGTTTATAAATCTTGCATTTGGGAGTGATGAAAGGCTCTATATGTTAAGAGTAAGAGAGTTTTTATAGAAAAAATGAGACTAAGACTTTAAAGTCTCAGTCTCACCTAATTATTTAAATTAATTCTTATTTAACAATTAAAGTGCCACGTTGAGTGTTACCGTTGTTATCTTTAACAACAACTATATACATTCCTTTCGCCCAACCTCTATTTGAGATTTTCAAGGTGTTGTCCATATTTGTGTATTCATTAGCTGAATATACAACTTTACCATCAACAGAAGCAACCATAACGTTTATATTGCCCTTCATTGTGCTTGGTACAAATATGTTTATGTCGTTACCATTTGTAACAGGGTTAGGCGCAATCACAATATTGTTGCTATCACATTCTGAGTCTTCAATTCCTGTAGGTAGTCCCCATTCGTTATCAAGAAAGTTAATTCTATCGGCAACATATTGTTTTAAGAAATTAACCTCTGCTTGATATGAGCCACGAGCTGCTATTTCGCGATATACTCTTACCCACAAAATATCCCAAACTTCAAAGTTGTTCTTTTGTGATTCATCTAATAACTCTGCTGCTTCAACAATATAGTTATTCATGAAAGATTTAAGACCTCTTGCTCTTAACTCTCCCCATCGTGCTTTAACTGCCGATACAAATGTAGGATCTTGCCACCATCTTGCAATCCAGGTTTTAGGATCGTGAGCGTATGTTCTCATGTATTTTGTAGTAGCATCGCCTAAGCGGTTATCGTTGTTGAAAGCAATATCAAAGTCCCATAGAGGTCCAAGTTTAAATATCTCATCTCTCTCTTTGTACATATAAGTACTCCACCAAGAGTCAGAGTTTCCGAATAACTCGCAAGCAATATACCAATCAACTAACGAAGCCTCATCAATATATTTTCTCCATCCTAATTCAGGATCAGAGAAGTTTGAGCTAAACAAAGCATCTTCCATACTTTGTGTGTAGTTTGTTATGTAATTGGTTTGTGCTGCATTAATTTCATCATCTTTAGGATATTTAATAGTAACTTTCATATCTCTTGTTGTTTGGAACCAAGAGATTTCGCTATCAGCAAAACCGTCAACTTCAATTAAATATCCTCCTGTAATCTCAGGGTCTGTTGCCGAAACAGTAGTCTCTTGCTCAAGAACAGGAACTCTATGTGTTTTAACCTCAACCTGATCTGTTAAAGTGTAGTTACCTAAGTTAACACCATTTAAAACAACATCAACGAATGTTACTGAAGGGGTAAATCCAAACTCAAAAATATTACGAGCAGTTTCAAATGCCAAAGCATTGCGTAAAAGAGTCTTGTCGGCATAGTTGGCTAAAAGAACCCAGTTTTTTTCTTTTGCTTTATTACCTAAGAAATTGATTTTCTTATCAAATTTTAAACGGTAAGGTTTCTTTGCCATACCCCATGTTGAGTTACCTCTACCTTTAATCTCTGTAAGAACTTCTGTGATATTATCTTCGGGATTTTCAGCACCTCTTACAGTAACGTAAGCATTAACATAATCATCTTTGCTTGTAACACCAACACCATTTTCGGTATTAATGAATATTGTTGGAATGTTAGTAAGTTGAACATATTTATCTTGGAAGTTGGCAACCAGTGTAATATCGTTTTCGCCTCTGTAATAGTATGGGTTTGAGGTGCTTACTTGCTCGTTTGTCTCTTTGTTTGTCCAATTTTTAAAAGAGTAACCTTCTGCAGGGATTGCAGTAACTGAAATAGAAGCATTGTCCGATGTAATAGAAGTTTCTGTTGTTCCACTAATTACAGCATTACCTTGTGTTGTGTTTGAACTCTCAACAGTAACTGTACGCTCTTGGGCAACCTCTGTTGCTCCTATGTTAATTTCAACGTCAACAGCAATAGCAGCATCGTTAGTTCTAACAAGGGTACAAGCGCCATCAATTCCGTATGCCAAAATTACACGCATACGAGTTAAGCCAGTTGTTGCAGTTGTAGGAACATTAAAATTAAAAGTTCTGTTTGTAGGGTTGGCACCATCGCCGTATGGAAAATAATCTCTGCTTGCGGGTTGTTTCTCAACATATTCTCCGCTATCATCAAAATCCTTGTCAGAGTTCCAATCCACAAAAACATGGATGTATGTCCAGTTCATCTCTCCATTAACCAACATATTAATGTTGTCGCCGGGAGCAAATATTACAGGATCACCTGAGTTCATAACACCGCGATAACAATCGCCATCGGCTCTACTTGACAACTGAATCTCAATGTTACGTTGTCCTAAGGTAGAGGTAAATTCAAGACCATCTAATGAACGGTCAGTTTTAGTACTCCAACCTAACGAGGTACAATACTCTTGTGCTGAGACGCTCAACATAAGGCACAAGAAAAGAGTTGAAAGTAAAAATTTCTTCATAAATATTTAGTTTTAGTTGTGATTTTGCACACTTATAAGCATTCAAAGATAAATTTAATTTATGATATGTGAAAATATTTAACATAGTATATGGTATAAAACTATATATTTTCAATATTTATGCCATTTACACCAATCCCAAAAAGGGCAAAATCGTAAATAACGGGGTCGTTAGGGTTGAATTCTCTTAAGATAGTTGTTAACTCTTCAACGCTCTTTCTGTCGTTACTTTTTCTGTTTAGCAGATTAAGTTTTCGTGCAGTATTGCCAACATGTATGTCAAGAGGAATATATAGTTGAGAAGGTTTGATACAATCCCAAACTCCTAAATCAACAATACCATCATCTCTGACAAGCCATTTAATTGCTAAATTAATACGTTTAAGAGCCGATGAATTAAAATTTGATGGGAAACATTGCGAATTATAACATCCGTTGTTTGCTTTGCAAGATAATTCCCTAATTGTTTCACATAACTTCCATGCAGGAGCAGAGTCATTGCCAATTCCTAACTCTTTTGCCATGTTGTTAATACTCTCGTATTTTGAGTAGATTGAGAAAAAGCCTCGCAACATATAAGCCAAATCAGGTTGGAAAAATGTTCTGTGAACATTAGCATTGCCTAATGAATCAAAGCCTTTATTCATAACAAATTCGTATGGAGCATTATTCATAAGTGAGAGCATACGCTCTGTGTCCCTTAGTATCATACTTCTTTTACCCCATGCAATAGTGGCGGTAGTAAAAGCCATAATTTCAATGTCTTGCAGTTTGTCAAATCTGCGAGGAAACTGAACAGGATCATCCTTTATGAAATCGGGCGTATTAATCTTAAATACCTGTTCGTCCAATAACTCTTTAATATTCATACTTCAAAAGTACAAATACAAATTCAAACAGCAAACAAAAGCATAAAACAATTGTTATATATATTGAATAAAAAACCAAATACGATGAAAAAAATACAAATTCTATTGCTGTTTATGGTAACACTTTTTCCAAGTGTACTTATCTCGCAAAACACAAAATCTAAAAAGGAGGTCAGAAAAGAGATGCAGAGTGAACGAAAGGCGCAAGAAGCACATCTTGATTCAATTAACAGACAAATGGCACTACTTGCTGTATCTTCAAATAATTGGGTGTTGAATGCAACATCAATAAATACTACAGGAGGAACAGTAACCTATGTTCAACCCAACGTAAACTTTATAAAAACAGTGGGGGATATGATGACCTTTCAAACCTCAACTGGATTTGGAGGAGGAATAAACGCATTGGGAGGAGTAACATTGCGAGGAATGATAGTAGGTAAAAGTCATAGCGATGACAAAGGGAGCGTGTCATATACCTACAATGTAAGAGGAACAGCGTTTAATGCAACAGTTATACTTACATTTGATAATGAAGGCGATACGGCATCGGCTTTTATGAATTTCGATAATGGATATTCTCTAACAATGTATGGCGAAGTTCAACCATATACAACAAATTCTGTAACAGAAGGAACGTCTATAAATTAAAATCTGAGTTAAAAAATGGGTACTGTTTAATTATGCATTGAGAATAAGCGTTGCCTTGATAATATGTTGTATAACATAAATTAATAAAAATAAAGATTGATTTTTTTGGTAGAGTAGAAAATAATACCTATTTTCGTAACACAAACAAGGAGATATTTGATATAGGTTGCATCCTAGTAGATTGGGAAACTCATCAATTTATAGA includes:
- a CDS encoding dihydroorotate dehydrogenase electron transfer subunit translates to MKKAVIDMSVTANLSVNNRCVLLKLTPANGEELPECKPGQFVEMLVEGEPKAFLRRPISINYVNREANELWLLIQIVGAGTSKLSKVQQGDIINIIYPLGNGFTMPTEPNKKVLLVGGGVGVAPLLMLGYELKKAGHTPIFLLGARTKTDLLLLDKFQEISITYVTTEDSSEGEKGFVTQHSVLQKESFDFIYCCGPGPMMKAVAQYASKVAIECEVSLENKMACGIGACLCCVENTTKGNVCVCKEGPVFNIKKLQW
- a CDS encoding helix-turn-helix transcriptional regulator — its product is MNNRIKEIIAHEHLSDGEFADLVGIKRSTLSHCLNGRNDVSKDIITKIHTAYPYISINWLMFGEGDSGLSSTDRSSSNLFDSLSNSDTEYNGTPKYEKDLELNSPINEVQSIINQQSIVQNTPRLNISQLEKTEIKERRIEKIMIFYTDNTYEVFQK
- a CDS encoding dihydroorotate dehydrogenase — encoded protein: MVKLNVNIGNLKLKNPVMTASGTFGYGTEYADFIDLSKLGGIIVKGTTLAPRQGNPYPRMAETPSGMLNAVGLQNKGVDYFVENIYPQIKDLDTAVVVNVSGSTIEDYIAVAEKIDALDNIPAIELNISCPNVKEGGMAFGTSPRSVENVVKAVRQAYNKTLIVKLSPNVTDITEIARAAEAEGADSLSLINTMLGMAIDAERRRPLLSTVTGGLSGACVKPVALRMVWQVSKAVKVPLIGLGGIMNATDAIEFLLAGASAIQIGTANFIDPQISVKVAEGIEEYLTRQGCHSVQEIIGGLII
- a CDS encoding DUF4251 domain-containing protein, which gives rise to MKKIQILLLFMVTLFPSVLISQNTKSKKEVRKEMQSERKAQEAHLDSINRQMALLAVSSNNWVLNATSINTTGGTVTYVQPNVNFIKTVGDMMTFQTSTGFGGGINALGGVTLRGMIVGKSHSDDKGSVSYTYNVRGTAFNATVILTFDNEGDTASAFMNFDNGYSLTMYGEVQPYTTNSVTEGTSIN
- a CDS encoding CotH kinase family protein — its product is MKKFLLSTLFLCLMLSVSAQEYCTSLGWSTKTDRSLDGLEFTSTLGQRNIEIQLSSRADGDCYRGVMNSGDPVIFAPGDNINMLVNGEMNWTYIHVFVDWNSDKDFDDSGEYVEKQPASRDYFPYGDGANPTNRTFNFNVPTTATTGLTRMRVILAYGIDGACTLVRTNDAAIAVDVEINIGATEVAQERTVTVESSNTTQGNAVISGTTETSITSDNASISVTAIPAEGYSFKNWTNKETNEQVSTSNPYYYRGENDITLVANFQDKYVQLTNIPTIFINTENGVGVTSKDDYVNAYVTVRGAENPEDNITEVLTEIKGRGNSTWGMAKKPYRLKFDKKINFLGNKAKEKNWVLLANYADKTLLRNALAFETARNIFEFGFTPSVTFVDVVLNGVNLGNYTLTDQVEVKTHRVPVLEQETTVSATDPEITGGYLIEVDGFADSEISWFQTTRDMKVTIKYPKDDEINAAQTNYITNYTQSMEDALFSSNFSDPELGWRKYIDEASLVDWYIACELFGNSDSWWSTYMYKERDEIFKLGPLWDFDIAFNNDNRLGDATTKYMRTYAHDPKTWIARWWQDPTFVSAVKARWGELRARGLKSFMNNYIVEAAELLDESQKNNFEVWDILWVRVYREIAARGSYQAEVNFLKQYVADRINFLDNEWGLPTGIEDSECDSNNIVIAPNPVTNGNDINIFVPSTMKGNINVMVASVDGKVVYSANEYTNMDNTLKISNRGWAKGMYIVVVKDNNGNTQRGTLIVK
- a CDS encoding TIGR02757 family protein — its product is MNIKELLDEQVFKINTPDFIKDDPVQFPRRFDKLQDIEIMAFTTATIAWGKRSMILRDTERMLSLMNNAPYEFVMNKGFDSLGNANVHRTFFQPDLAYMLRGFFSIYSKYESINNMAKELGIGNDSAPAWKLCETIRELSCKANNGCYNSQCFPSNFNSSALKRINLAIKWLVRDDGIVDLGVWDCIKPSQLYIPLDIHVGNTARKLNLLNRKSNDRKSVEELTTILREFNPNDPVIYDFALFGIGVNGINIENI